In Pyrus communis chromosome 1, drPyrComm1.1, whole genome shotgun sequence, the following are encoded in one genomic region:
- the LOC137730799 gene encoding toll/interleukin-1 receptor-like protein has protein sequence MDTTITTVDPSSVSSPSSSKQWKHDVFLSFRGEDTRRTFTDNLYWTLKDNKVNVFIDENELPRGENITDELVKAIRRSRMSVVIFSKRYAESRWCLEELEKIVAFQRLSCIFLCVTRE, from the coding sequence ATGGACACTACCATCACAACCGTTGATCCCTCCTCTGTATCTTCACCCTCTTCCTCGAAACAATGGAAGCACGACGTGTTCTTGAGCTTTAGAGGCGAAGACACGCGTCGGACCTTCACCGACAACCTCTACTGGACATTAAAAGACAACAAAGTCAACGTCTTCATTGACGAGAACGAACTTCCAAGAGGAGAAAACATAACAGATGAACTGGTGAAAGCGATCAGACGGTCCAGGATGTCCGTCGTCATCTTCTCGAAACGGTACGCGGAATCCCGATGGTGCCTTGAGGAGCTGGAGAAGATTGTTGCTTTTCAAAGATTGAGTTGTATATTTCTGTGTGTTACAAGAGAGTGA
- the LOC137730886 gene encoding uncharacterized mitochondrial protein AtMg00810-like, with translation MDVKNAFLHGDLEEEVYMRLPPGHPQSQVPDLVCKLHKSIYGLKQSPRAWYAKLSSVLHSAGFKRSGADSSLFVRTGAGGKLVVLIYVDDLIITGDNASEIFKLKQSLQQKFAIKDFGVLKYFLGIEMASSHKGLFLNQQKYVMDLLNDANMSESKPATTPLDSKLKLKMGGTPLSNISAYQRLVGKLIYLTITRPDISYAVSIVSQFMHIPSVDHLNLVKRILRYLKGSVGRGILMTKNDHTHIMGYCDADWAGNAIDCKSTSGYCTFVGGNLVTWKSKKQTVIARSSAEAEYRAMASTACELIWLKGLLSDLGFSATLPMSLLCDNQAAMHIASNPVFHERTNEAH, from the coding sequence atggacgtgaagaacGCCTTTCTTCATGGTGATCTCGAAGAAGAAGTTTACATGCGATTGCCCCCTGGCCATCCTCAAAGTCAGGTCCCTGATCTGGTGTGTAAGTTGCATAAGTCCATTTATGGACTGAAGCAATCCCCTCGTGCTTGGTATGCTAAACTAAGCTCAGTTCTTCACAGTGCTGGTTTCAAAAGAAGTGGAGCTGATTCATCATTGTTCGTACGTACTGGAGCTGGTGGAAAGTTAGTTGTGCTGATTTATGTGGACGATTTAATAATCACTGGTGATAATGCTTCTGAGATCTTCAAACTCAAACAGTCACTACAACAAAAGTTTGCGATTAAAGATTTTGGGgtgttaaaatattttcttgggatTGAAATGGCATCGTCTCACAAGGGTCTATTTCTTAATCAACAAAAATATGTCATGGATCTTCTCAATGATGCTAACATGAGTGAGTCAAAGCCTGCCACCACCCCTCTCGACAGCAAGCTCAAACTTAAAATGGGCGGAACTCCCCTCTCAAATATTAGTGCATACCAGAGGCTTGTTGGTAAGCTAATCTACCTAACTATCACCAGACCCGATATCTCATATGCAGTGAGCATTGTCAGCCAATTCATGCACATTCCTTCTGTCGATCATTTGAATCTTGTAAAGAGGATCTTACGTTACTTGAAAGGGTCTGTGGGACGTGGTATTCTCATGACAAAGAATGATCACACTCACATCATGGGGTACTGTGACGCTGATTGGGCAGGCAATGCCATTGATTGCAAATCCACTAGTGGTTATTGCAcctttgttggtggaaacctgGTCACCTGGAAAAGTAAGAAGCAAACTGTCATTGCCAGATCAAGTGCCGAAGCTGAGTATCGTGCAATGGCCTCAACAGCTTGTGAATTAATCTGGCTTAAGGGTCTTCTAAGCGACTTAGGGTTTTCTGCAACTCTTCCTATGTCTCTATTATGTGACAACCAAGCTGCCATGCATATAGCTTCCAATCCAGTGTTTCACGAACGAACGAACGAAGCACATTGA